The Peribacillus sp. FSL E2-0218 genome contains a region encoding:
- a CDS encoding DUF4190 domain-containing protein produces the protein MDEMKRSNSKAIVTLIMGVLSLLIPFIGIILGVLGLIFASKSKAEMKLTGESGNGLVTAGKVCSIVGIILNVVAILIFFVFFYFAVNTDITTY, from the coding sequence ATGGATGAAATGAAACGGAGCAATAGTAAAGCGATTGTCACGCTGATTATGGGGGTACTGTCCTTGCTGATTCCTTTCATCGGAATCATATTGGGTGTACTAGGACTAATATTTGCGTCAAAGAGCAAAGCAGAAATGAAACTTACTGGGGAATCGGGGAATGGTTTAGTGACAGCAGGAAAAGTATGCAGCATAGTAGGAATCATTTTGAATGTTGTCGCGATATTAATATTCTTCGTGTTTTTTTATTTTGCCGTAAATACGGACATTACGACCTATTAA
- a CDS encoding IS1182 family transposase produces MLSKHDSIQRDQLEMITLDQLVPPNHLVRKMEAAIDFTFIYDLVKDMYSEVGRPSIDPVILVKLTFIQYTFGIRSMRKTIEEVETNMAYRWFLGYGFHDKVPHFSTFGKNYERRFKDTDLFEQIFCRILMTAANKKLISVEHVFVDSTHVKASANKRKFEKKIVRKETRAYQGRLQEEINQDRENHGKKPFPPDKFDKEETKAIKESTTDPESGYYVKDERTKQFAYSFHAAADGNGFVLGTIVTPGNTHDSHILEPLVEQVIEKVGKPEAVAADAAYKTPAITSYLFNKEITPALPYTRPRTKEGFFRKHDYVYDEHFDCYLCPSGETLKYSTTNKEGYREYKSPKQICATCSFLSRCTESKDHQKVVTRHIWQAYVEEADHLRHHQEVKPIYAKRKETIERVFADAKEKHGMRWTTLRGLKKLSMQAMLTFAAMNVKKMATWTWQGPKTA; encoded by the coding sequence ATGCTTTCTAAACATGATTCTATTCAGCGAGATCAACTTGAAATGATTACTTTAGATCAACTGGTGCCACCGAACCATTTGGTTCGTAAAATGGAGGCTGCCATTGACTTCACTTTCATTTATGACTTGGTGAAAGATATGTACTCAGAGGTAGGACGCCCAAGTATTGATCCAGTTATTTTAGTTAAACTGACTTTCATTCAATATACCTTCGGTATTCGTTCCATGCGTAAAACGATTGAAGAAGTTGAAACCAATATGGCTTATCGTTGGTTCTTAGGCTATGGTTTCCATGATAAAGTGCCTCATTTCTCTACGTTCGGAAAAAATTATGAGCGACGCTTTAAAGATACAGACCTGTTTGAACAGATTTTCTGTCGCATTTTAATGACAGCTGCTAATAAAAAGTTAATAAGTGTAGAACACGTTTTCGTGGATTCCACACATGTGAAAGCCAGTGCGAATAAACGGAAATTTGAAAAGAAAATCGTTCGTAAAGAAACACGAGCGTATCAAGGACGTCTTCAAGAAGAAATCAATCAAGATCGTGAAAACCACGGAAAGAAGCCTTTTCCACCAGATAAATTTGATAAGGAAGAAACCAAAGCAATTAAAGAAAGTACTACGGATCCTGAGAGTGGCTACTATGTGAAAGATGAACGAACAAAACAGTTTGCCTATTCATTCCATGCGGCCGCAGACGGCAACGGTTTTGTATTGGGAACGATTGTAACACCTGGTAATACACATGACAGTCATATTTTGGAGCCACTTGTTGAGCAAGTGATTGAGAAAGTTGGAAAACCAGAAGCAGTTGCCGCAGATGCAGCTTATAAAACACCAGCGATTACAAGCTACCTATTTAACAAAGAAATCACACCTGCTTTACCCTATACACGTCCTCGTACAAAAGAAGGATTCTTTCGCAAACATGACTATGTTTACGATGAACACTTTGATTGTTACCTTTGCCCTTCGGGAGAAACTTTAAAGTACTCAACAACAAATAAAGAGGGCTATCGCGAGTACAAATCGCCCAAACAAATTTGTGCAACATGCTCATTTTTATCACGGTGTACGGAAAGCAAAGACCATCAAAAAGTAGTGACACGGCATATCTGGCAAGCATATGTGGAAGAAGCAGATCATCTGCGTCATCATCAAGAGGTAAAACCTATATATGCGAAACGCAAAGAAACGATTGAGCGTGTATTCGCAGATGCAAAAGAAAAGCATGGTATGCGTTGGACTACTTTAAGGGGACTTAAAAAATTGTCGATGCAGGCGATGCTTACTTTCGCTGCCATGAATGTAAAGAAGATGGCCACTTGGACATGGCAAGGTCCTAAAACGGCTTAA
- a CDS encoding amino acid ABC transporter permease: MDFAGAYSPDNLAFLLEGFWVTLKVAFISIILSFIIGGIVGIIRYAKVPVLSQILALIVETVRNLPLLLIIFFTYFALPEIRIKLEIIPAAIVALTIFESAMLSEVIRSGLKSIDKGQMEAARSSGLSYTQALIHIILPQALRRMVPPIVSQFISLLKDTSLAVVISLPELTHHGQIIYGQSQKYLIPILILVALMYFVVNYSLSLVAQRLEVKRT, encoded by the coding sequence ATGGATTTTGCAGGTGCCTATTCACCGGATAATCTAGCATTTTTATTAGAGGGATTTTGGGTAACGCTTAAGGTAGCTTTTATATCAATCATTCTAAGCTTCATCATTGGCGGTATTGTGGGAATAATCCGTTACGCGAAAGTGCCGGTCTTATCGCAAATATTAGCTCTAATCGTCGAAACGGTCCGTAATTTACCGTTATTATTGATCATCTTCTTTACTTATTTTGCACTGCCAGAGATACGCATTAAACTGGAAATCATTCCTGCAGCCATCGTGGCCTTGACGATTTTTGAGTCGGCCATGCTTTCCGAAGTAATCAGAAGCGGATTGAAATCCATTGATAAAGGTCAGATGGAGGCGGCTCGATCATCAGGCTTAAGCTATACACAGGCATTGATACATATCATTTTGCCCCAGGCGCTGCGTCGCATGGTTCCTCCTATAGTCAGTCAATTCATTTCTCTGTTGAAAGACACCTCATTAGCGGTCGTCATTTCATTGCCAGAGCTGACCCATCATGGGCAGATCATCTACGGACAAAGTCAAAAATATTTAATACCGATTTTGATCCTGGTTGCACTTATGTATTTCGTCGTTAACTATAGTCTGTCTTTGGTGGCGCAAAGACTTGAAGTGAAACGAACTTAA
- a CDS encoding amino acid ABC transporter permease — translation MLDFSILTENLDMYLLGFKNTILSSLIALVASLILGVLVAIMRIAPIKPLNWLGTAYVEFIRNIPLLIITFFFFLGLKLSGLYAGTLALTIYTSSFIAEAIRAGILSVPKGQMEAARSSGLTYGQAMRLVILPQAVKIVIPPLGNQFINLVKNSSILAVVAGLDLMYHGDLISSRTFVVFDVYIFVAAFYLILTIPLSLGVGYLEKRLAKSN, via the coding sequence GTGCTTGATTTCTCCATTTTAACAGAGAATCTGGATATGTATTTATTAGGCTTTAAAAATACGATACTTTCAAGTTTGATTGCATTAGTTGCGAGTTTGATTCTTGGAGTACTTGTTGCCATCATGCGGATTGCCCCGATTAAGCCCCTGAATTGGCTTGGAACCGCCTATGTCGAGTTCATTCGGAACATACCGTTATTGATCATTACATTTTTCTTTTTTCTCGGCCTTAAACTTAGCGGTCTATATGCAGGAACGTTAGCCTTAACCATTTATACTTCATCCTTCATAGCCGAGGCCATCCGGGCAGGAATACTTTCCGTGCCAAAAGGACAAATGGAAGCTGCCCGCTCATCAGGATTGACCTATGGACAAGCAATGAGGCTCGTCATTTTGCCGCAGGCTGTCAAAATAGTCATCCCGCCTCTGGGGAATCAATTTATCAATCTCGTGAAAAATTCTTCCATTTTAGCCGTAGTTGCCGGACTTGACCTCATGTACCATGGAGATTTGATTTCTTCGCGGACTTTTGTCGTGTTCGATGTCTACATTTTTGTTGCCGCGTTTTATTTGATTCTTACCATTCCTTTAAGTCTGGGCGTTGGTTATTTAGAAAAACGTCTAGCTAAGAGTAATTGA
- a CDS encoding transporter substrate-binding domain-containing protein: MLKKKKWMKLSLLSLMAVILLAGCSSGKDSDKGKEGGNKDKDVLAQVKDKDEIVFGVKNDTRLFGLKNPSTGDVEGFDIDIAKALAAEILGDENKVKFKEVTSKTRMALLNNGDIDAIVATMTITEDRKKEVDFTDVYFDAGQSLLVKKGSDIKGIDSLKGKKVLAVKGSTSSINIREKAPDAQVLEFENYSEAFAALKSGQGDALTTDDSILYGMADEDPNYELVGGTFTDEPYGIAVKKGNADFVAELNKALKALKDSGKYDEIHDKWIKH, translated from the coding sequence ATGTTGAAGAAAAAGAAATGGATGAAATTATCTTTGCTGTCGTTAATGGCTGTCATTTTATTGGCTGGATGCAGTTCCGGCAAGGATTCTGACAAAGGCAAAGAAGGCGGGAACAAGGACAAAGATGTACTGGCACAGGTGAAGGATAAAGATGAAATTGTGTTTGGGGTCAAAAATGATACAAGATTATTCGGGCTGAAAAATCCTAGTACTGGCGATGTAGAAGGCTTTGATATTGATATCGCCAAAGCGCTTGCTGCTGAAATTCTTGGTGATGAGAACAAAGTGAAATTTAAAGAGGTGACTTCCAAAACACGGATGGCTTTATTGAATAATGGCGATATCGATGCAATTGTAGCCACCATGACGATTACGGAAGATCGTAAAAAAGAAGTGGACTTCACGGATGTCTATTTTGATGCCGGACAATCTTTGCTAGTTAAGAAAGGAAGCGACATCAAGGGCATCGATAGTTTAAAAGGCAAAAAGGTATTGGCAGTAAAAGGATCAACTTCTTCCATAAATATCCGTGAAAAAGCACCTGACGCTCAAGTGCTTGAATTCGAAAACTACTCCGAAGCGTTTGCGGCGCTGAAATCCGGGCAAGGTGATGCGTTGACCACGGATGATTCCATCCTTTATGGTATGGCGGATGAAGATCCGAATTATGAGCTTGTTGGCGGTACATTTACAGACGAGCCTTATGGAATTGCTGTCAAAAAAGGAAATGCGGATTTTGTTGCCGAATTGAATAAAGCACTTAAAGCGCTTAAAGATTCAGGCAAGTACGACGAAATTCATGATAAATGGATTAAACACTAA
- a CDS encoding amino acid ABC transporter ATP-binding protein: MIVFDDVNKYFGDFQVLKEINLTINKGEVVVVIGPSGSGKSTLLRCINRLETISGGSLSINGLNVADRKTDINKLRRNIGMVFQHFHLYPHKTVLENIMLAPRKVLGQSESEAKKIALKYLEKVGIGDKANSFPSQLSGGQQQRVAIARGLAMGPEIMLFDEPTSALDPEMIGEVLDVMKALAHEGMTMVVVTHEMGFAREVADRIVFMDEGKILEEATPAEFYANPREERARLFLSRILNH; the protein is encoded by the coding sequence ATGATTGTTTTTGATGATGTGAATAAGTATTTTGGTGATTTTCAGGTGCTGAAGGAGATTAATCTAACAATCAATAAAGGGGAAGTGGTCGTGGTCATCGGTCCGTCCGGCTCAGGTAAAAGCACATTGCTGCGCTGCATCAATCGCCTGGAAACGATTTCTGGCGGTTCACTTTCCATAAATGGGTTAAATGTAGCGGACAGAAAAACGGACATAAACAAACTGCGCCGGAATATCGGTATGGTTTTCCAGCATTTTCACTTGTATCCACATAAAACGGTGCTTGAAAATATCATGCTTGCCCCCAGGAAGGTTTTGGGACAATCCGAATCGGAGGCGAAAAAGATTGCACTTAAATATTTGGAGAAAGTGGGGATAGGAGATAAAGCGAATTCATTTCCTTCCCAGCTTTCAGGCGGACAGCAGCAACGGGTCGCCATTGCCAGAGGATTGGCGATGGGGCCTGAAATCATGCTGTTTGATGAACCAACCTCAGCTTTGGATCCGGAAATGATCGGCGAGGTTTTGGATGTTATGAAAGCCCTTGCCCATGAAGGGATGACGATGGTGGTGGTCACCCACGAAATGGGATTTGCCCGTGAAGTGGCGGATCGAATCGTATTCATGGACGAAGGCAAGATTCTGGAAGAGGCAACACCGGCTGAGTTTTACGCCAATCCTCGTGAAGAGAGGGCTCGTTTATTCCTTAGCCGTATATTAAATCATTAA
- a CDS encoding AEC family transporter — MGFLGVLLPIFGIFVLGFIGQKKFNLDTKSISTMALYLMSPFLIFRTFYTAKFTIDYIYLFLFTIVLCLSLILVVYIIAFFRNYTVTETSGMILASAFMNNGNYGTPVIFLLFGAIGLDYAIILMVGQQLVMCTIGIYFAAKGSPEGNGVQTALKAVCKMPIVYGAMAGAAFQVANIPLSNSVMEAVNLVADAAIPTIMVTLGMQLANISLKKMAYRKLSVSLLLKLAVSPVIAFLISLALPVDDMVRHIMIIVAAMPTAANTTMYALQFNTEPEFVSSATFISTSLSLITLPIIFFFVL, encoded by the coding sequence ATGGGGTTTTTAGGCGTTTTATTACCGATTTTTGGAATTTTTGTTTTAGGGTTCATAGGTCAGAAAAAGTTTAATCTCGATACAAAATCGATTTCCACGATGGCATTATATTTAATGTCACCATTCCTGATATTTCGAACATTTTATACTGCAAAATTTACGATTGATTATATTTATCTGTTCTTATTCACGATTGTACTTTGCCTTTCGCTCATATTGGTGGTCTATATCATTGCTTTTTTTCGGAATTATACGGTAACTGAAACGAGCGGCATGATTTTGGCGTCTGCCTTCATGAATAATGGGAATTACGGAACTCCAGTGATTTTCCTTTTATTCGGGGCAATAGGGCTCGATTATGCCATCATCCTTATGGTGGGTCAGCAATTAGTCATGTGCACGATCGGGATTTATTTCGCGGCGAAGGGAAGCCCTGAGGGAAATGGGGTCCAAACCGCGCTTAAAGCGGTGTGCAAGATGCCGATCGTATATGGGGCAATGGCAGGTGCCGCTTTTCAAGTGGCGAATATCCCATTAAGCAATTCGGTTATGGAAGCGGTAAACCTAGTTGCCGATGCGGCCATCCCGACCATCATGGTTACACTTGGAATGCAGCTTGCCAACATATCATTGAAAAAAATGGCATACCGGAAGCTATCTGTTTCGCTTCTTCTTAAACTTGCCGTTTCACCAGTAATCGCTTTCCTGATTTCACTTGCACTGCCGGTTGATGATATGGTCAGGCATATCATGATCATCGTGGCTGCGATGCCGACGGCGGCCAATACGACAATGTATGCACTCCAATTCAATACTGAGCCTGAATTCGTATCGAGCGCTACGTTCATAAGTACGTCATTAAGCTTGATCACGCTTCCGATCATCTTTTTCTTTGTATTATAA
- a CDS encoding nucleoside deaminase, which yields MDVKFMEMAVRLAHENVLAKNGGPFGAIIVKNGIVIGRGCNNVTTANDPTAHAEVQAIRDACRNLNSFQLTDCDIYTSCEPCPMCIGAIYWARPRAIYFASTKEDAAHIGFDDHFIYQELSIPIENRAIKMERLSYNGHDLPFRAWDINSERVNY from the coding sequence ATGGATGTAAAATTCATGGAGATGGCTGTGCGACTTGCGCATGAAAATGTATTGGCTAAGAATGGCGGACCTTTTGGCGCCATTATCGTAAAAAATGGGATCGTTATCGGAAGAGGCTGCAATAATGTGACAACAGCAAACGATCCAACCGCTCACGCCGAAGTGCAGGCAATCCGTGATGCATGCAGAAACCTCAATTCCTTCCAGCTGACCGATTGTGACATATACACAAGCTGTGAACCTTGTCCGATGTGCATCGGTGCCATTTATTGGGCACGGCCAAGAGCGATCTATTTTGCTAGTACCAAGGAAGATGCTGCACATATCGGTTTTGATGACCACTTCATTTACCAAGAACTCTCCATTCCAATCGAAAACCGTGCCATTAAGATGGAACGATTGTCTTATAACGGCCATGATTTGCCATTCCGGGCTTGGGACATCAACAGTGAAAGAGTGAACTATTAA
- a CDS encoding lactonase family protein codes for MVKHDQKIIGYIGTYTKGDSKGIYRFTLDTAEGKLSTPVLAAELTDPTYVTISEDKKNLYAILKEAGSGGVSAYSINEESGELTYLGKQLTPNGSSCHISVDSKKEVLITSNYGDGLIESYQLQTDATPKPVSSTIRHEGRGPNEERQEKAHTHFAGFTPDERFVAVVDLGIDKVITYEIHNGIPEEVSSLSVSPGSGPRHLTFHPNGKFAYVMAELVPEVIVLSFDEQTGRFSEIQTVRSTPDDFKENNQGSAIHISDDGRFVYAANRGHDSIAVYEIAQETGQLSFVELVSTEGHWPRDFSLDPSGRFLIASNEQSGNLTLFSRNENTGTLTLLQKDIEVPFPVCVKFL; via the coding sequence ATGGTGAAACATGATCAAAAGATTATCGGGTATATCGGCACGTACACAAAGGGCGACAGCAAAGGCATTTACCGCTTTACATTAGATACAGCAGAAGGGAAACTCAGCACACCTGTTCTTGCAGCCGAACTAACCGATCCGACTTATGTTACGATCAGCGAGGACAAAAAGAATTTATACGCCATCTTAAAAGAAGCGGGAAGCGGCGGGGTCTCTGCCTATTCCATAAATGAAGAATCAGGAGAATTGACGTACCTTGGCAAACAGCTGACACCTAATGGTTCTTCCTGTCATATTAGTGTCGACAGCAAAAAAGAGGTTTTGATCACTTCCAATTATGGAGACGGCCTGATTGAAAGCTATCAGCTCCAGACCGATGCGACTCCAAAACCTGTATCTTCCACCATTCGTCATGAAGGCCGCGGACCGAATGAAGAGCGCCAGGAAAAGGCACATACTCACTTCGCTGGTTTCACGCCGGATGAACGTTTCGTTGCGGTAGTCGATCTTGGTATCGATAAAGTGATAACGTATGAAATACATAATGGTATTCCGGAAGAAGTAAGCAGCCTATCAGTCTCTCCCGGCAGCGGACCTAGGCACTTGACGTTCCACCCTAATGGAAAGTTCGCGTATGTGATGGCAGAGCTTGTACCCGAAGTCATCGTTTTAAGCTTCGATGAGCAAACCGGGCGTTTTTCTGAAATACAAACGGTTCGGAGCACGCCAGACGATTTCAAGGAAAATAACCAAGGAAGCGCAATTCATATTTCTGATGACGGACGGTTCGTATATGCCGCAAACCGCGGACATGATAGCATAGCCGTTTATGAAATCGCTCAAGAAACCGGTCAGCTATCCTTTGTCGAACTCGTTTCTACGGAAGGGCATTGGCCTCGTGATTTTTCATTGGACCCTAGCGGAAGATTTTTGATTGCCTCCAATGAACAATCTGGAAACCTGACCCTATTTTCCAGGAATGAAAATACCGGAACATTAACACTGTTGCAAAAAGATATCGAAGTTCCCTTTCCGGTTTGCGTAAAATTCCTTTAA
- a CDS encoding endonuclease, with protein MKNSFEVLEQEREMAMATLVEFSENREYYDENKDQELKKAYYQEDSLSRDGLKNLLAVTHKDQLNYSPHRHVYPWVDLQENGKLKSLYSGKGMDPIKAIEEDIRILEVLSSQSEKLENMLVNCEHVVPQSWFNKKEPMRGDLHHLFACEPGCNSSRGNFPYHDFEDYVPEVGAAGIKAGCGKSEEGKFEPEYGKGIVARATMYFSIRYEGIINSSNVNMALLLEWHRLFPVSTYEKHRNQAIQEIQGNRNPFIDFPEMAEKWL; from the coding sequence ATGAAGAATAGTTTTGAAGTACTAGAGCAGGAACGAGAAATGGCTATGGCTACCCTTGTGGAATTCAGTGAAAATCGAGAATACTACGACGAAAACAAAGATCAGGAACTGAAGAAAGCGTACTATCAAGAAGATTCCTTAAGCAGGGATGGACTGAAGAATCTACTGGCAGTTACCCATAAAGACCAGCTGAACTACTCACCGCATCGACATGTTTACCCTTGGGTGGATTTACAGGAAAATGGAAAGTTGAAGAGTCTGTATTCCGGAAAAGGCATGGATCCCATTAAAGCCATCGAGGAAGATATCCGTATACTGGAAGTGTTGTCTAGCCAATCCGAAAAACTTGAGAACATGCTCGTCAATTGTGAACATGTTGTACCCCAATCGTGGTTCAATAAAAAAGAACCGATGCGGGGGGATTTGCATCATCTGTTTGCTTGTGAACCAGGCTGTAACAGCAGCCGAGGCAACTTTCCCTACCATGATTTTGAGGATTATGTCCCGGAAGTGGGAGCTGCTGGTATTAAAGCGGGTTGCGGCAAATCGGAAGAAGGGAAGTTCGAACCTGAATACGGCAAAGGAATTGTAGCAAGGGCAACCATGTATTTTTCTATCAGATATGAGGGAATCATCAATAGCAGCAACGTGAACATGGCTCTTCTGCTGGAATGGCATCGGCTATTTCCGGTCAGTACGTATGAAAAACATAGAAACCAAGCTATTCAGGAAATCCAGGGTAATCGAAACCCATTCATAGATTTTCCCGAAATGGCGGAGAAGTGGTTGTAA
- a CDS encoding CoA pyrophosphatase, whose product MKSEDITKKLMGHSPEILGSGNFSKYAVLVPLIENEDGMHVLFEERSHKLRRQPGDICFPGGKIDKSDCNELAAALRETNEELGLGKDDISHVFPIDYLVSPFGMIVYPFAGFVRNLQQITPNPAEVETIFTVPLSFFMEKPPEIYHVQYKIEPHENFPHDLIVGGENYQWQPKQMEEYFYLYKDRVIWGLTAKILTHFIEILR is encoded by the coding sequence ATGAAAAGTGAAGACATAACAAAAAAACTGATGGGACATAGCCCTGAAATTTTGGGGAGCGGAAATTTTTCAAAGTATGCGGTATTGGTGCCGTTAATAGAAAACGAAGATGGAATGCACGTTCTCTTTGAAGAGCGTTCGCACAAATTAAGGAGGCAGCCGGGGGATATCTGCTTTCCGGGCGGAAAAATAGACAAGTCTGACTGTAATGAGCTGGCGGCAGCCCTTAGGGAAACGAATGAGGAGCTTGGATTGGGTAAGGATGATATCTCGCATGTGTTTCCGATCGATTATTTGGTATCCCCCTTTGGAATGATCGTTTATCCGTTTGCAGGCTTTGTCCGTAACCTTCAGCAGATCACGCCTAATCCAGCTGAGGTTGAAACCATTTTCACTGTCCCGCTTTCGTTTTTTATGGAAAAGCCGCCGGAGATTTATCATGTCCAATACAAAATTGAACCGCATGAAAACTTCCCCCATGATTTAATTGTGGGCGGGGAAAATTATCAATGGCAGCCAAAACAGATGGAAGAGTATTTTTACTTATATAAGGATCGCGTCATCTGGGGATTGACAGCGAAAATCCTTACCCATTTCATTGAAATCCTGCGTTAG
- a CDS encoding aspartate aminotransferase family protein translates to MQVEKQGQDYKTKDGKYVWHHMKGAEPNPGTMVIQKGQGAWITDVDGNRYLDGMSGLWCVNVGYGRTELAEAAYEQLKELPYAPLTNSHIPAIKLAEKLNDWLGGDYVIFFSNSGSEANEIAFKIARQYHQQKGDHGRYKFISRYRGYHGNTMGALAATGQAQRKYKYEPLASGFLHVSPPDSYRNSEDESGEKSAAEIERTITWELSETVAAVIMEPIITGGGILMPPEGYMKRVAEICEKNGVLLISDEVICGFGRTGKKFGFMNYDVKPDIVTMAKGITSAYLPLSATAVKREIYEGYVGSDDYDRLRHVNTFGGNPASCALALKNMEIYEDEKLIERSKELGLRFLQEFEEIKSHPNVGDVRGKGLLVGIELVEDKQTKKPIELSKINKAIASCKEKGLIIGKNGDTVAGFNNILTLAPPLSITDEDFSFIVTTVKSTLAEL, encoded by the coding sequence ATGCAGGTTGAAAAACAAGGTCAGGATTATAAGACGAAGGATGGAAAATACGTTTGGCATCATATGAAAGGGGCCGAACCGAACCCAGGGACAATGGTGATTCAAAAGGGGCAAGGAGCCTGGATCACGGATGTGGATGGAAATCGTTATCTGGATGGGATGTCCGGATTATGGTGTGTCAATGTTGGTTATGGACGAACGGAGCTGGCTGAAGCAGCTTATGAGCAGCTGAAGGAACTTCCTTATGCCCCTTTAACGAATAGTCACATCCCGGCCATCAAGCTAGCTGAGAAATTGAATGATTGGCTTGGCGGGGATTATGTCATTTTCTTTTCCAACAGTGGTTCGGAAGCGAATGAAATCGCCTTTAAAATAGCGCGGCAGTACCACCAGCAAAAAGGTGATCATGGCCGTTATAAATTCATCTCCCGTTACCGCGGATATCACGGCAATACAATGGGAGCCTTGGCCGCAACGGGGCAGGCACAGCGGAAGTATAAGTATGAACCGCTTGCATCCGGCTTCCTTCATGTGTCGCCGCCTGATTCCTATCGAAATTCAGAGGACGAGAGCGGCGAAAAAAGTGCGGCGGAAATTGAGCGTACGATTACATGGGAGTTAAGCGAGACTGTGGCAGCGGTGATCATGGAGCCGATCATCACCGGTGGCGGAATTCTCATGCCGCCTGAAGGATATATGAAGCGTGTCGCGGAAATCTGTGAGAAAAATGGCGTACTGCTTATTTCCGATGAGGTCATTTGCGGGTTTGGCCGAACGGGAAAGAAATTCGGATTCATGAACTATGATGTAAAACCGGACATCGTAACGATGGCAAAGGGGATTACCAGCGCTTACCTGCCTTTATCGGCTACAGCCGTAAAACGGGAAATTTATGAAGGGTATGTCGGTTCGGATGATTATGATCGCTTGCGCCATGTGAATACCTTTGGCGGCAATCCAGCATCCTGTGCGCTTGCCCTGAAGAATATGGAAATATATGAAGATGAGAAACTAATAGAACGTTCAAAAGAGTTGGGGCTTCGCTTCCTGCAAGAGTTTGAAGAAATCAAATCACATCCGAATGTTGGGGATGTACGTGGTAAAGGATTGTTGGTAGGCATCGAGCTTGTCGAAGATAAACAGACAAAAAAACCAATTGAGCTTTCCAAAATCAATAAAGCGATAGCGTCCTGTAAGGAAAAGGGACTGATCATCGGCAAAAATGGCGATACGGTCGCGGGCTTCAATAATATCCTCACACTTGCTCCGCCACTTAGTATTACAGATGAAGATTTCTCCTTCATCGTGACGACAGTAAAGAGCACTTTAGCTGAATTATAA